The genomic window GATATTCAGCCAAACGAAGTAAGCATtggttttttctctctctaaGGCCTACCTAACTTGAGAATATGAACCGAATTGTTTTTTGGCTTTTGCCACCATACTTTGAAACGTTCGATTTTTGGCCACATTTGCTCTTAAAATCGACGGTGACAACCGTCCCAACGATCAATAGGGAAATATTTTGTAGGACTGTACACTAAAAACAGCCGGCTgattttttcctacattttgCTCCATTCTCAATCAAAGTTCACTTTATAAACCTCGAAAACGAAGAGCAAACACGCAAAAGAATACTCCACTGGAAAGAAACGGGCTTTAAAGTCTTGAAATTGACGATGACGACAGTCCCAAAGATAATTATGGAAATATTTCCTCCCGCCGCGTGAGCGATTTAAATACTTGTTTCTGAAGTTGATTTTCGCGTATCTACGTGGCTGCCACATGGGTGTATGTCACGCATATTTGGCAGCTGGTTTACCATGTTTTCAGTGAGGTTTTAAACGTTTCATTTGATTTTACCCTTAAGATATGCAATTGTGCGATTATATCAACCCGGTAATTACTGTGAAAGATTTGTAACcagttttgataaatttaaaattgtttcacaGCCGCACCTCCCTCATATCCTCAGTAACAGTTGTTATGATATGTCAGAAATAATCTGAtaggacctctcacattttcagacatttacaaaattctcaacaatgtCGCAATCTATGTTCTGATGAGTATTTaacatcttagatcacgctCCCACAGCTCTCCAACTCAAAATCAAAGAAGTTATTCACATTCAGTGGGAGCAACCTACGCTTCATCATCATTTCTATCACgataatttaaaactttccttgtaattgcatacTTTGTTCTGtctctattgttttttttttgtccaatgaGCATTTTGATATACTTTGTTTGCTGACggaagaactgtcgaaacatcaATCGTTTATTCAATCAATCGTTTATTCAATCAATCGTTTATTTACCTACGTAGTGTCTACTGAGCTGGAAGgcatgttttttaaaagatgtcgTTTCTTTTCTCAAATTCGTGACATATCTGCAGCTATCCAGACCTTTTGACAACAAATCTCTAAGGAAACTCGGGTTATCGCTTCAATAGCGTCTAACTCATCCTTGACTGGCAAGTCAGTTCTGTGCATCGATGGAATCTTGTGTTCAACCAAAACCAAGAGTTGCCTTGGCGTGACGAATGCATAAGTCGAGAGGGAATAGGAAGGAGGCTTGAAACCTCTCGCAACGCGGCGAGCCGCTGATGACGCAAGCGTAAGACACGgcacttttaaaatattttttgcccTGTTTGTTAATGCTACACCTCACCATACATTCTAGACCTTCCTAttatgtttattgtttataGGATCCATTAGAAGGTAAAGAAACTGTGACGATTGCATCTCATCAAGTGCATGTGTAAGATTTCAACTTTTTCGCAAACATTGCGACATGAAGCTGCCGCGGATTAAAACTGAATTGATTCTCGAAAGCTGGGGAAATATTACAATAACAAAACGTTTTAGGTAGCGAACATTTAGAAGTGagcaaaatacaaaacaaacattttttaatgaaatgttaGCTGATATGACAGACGAAACAAAAACAGCGCTTGTCCATGACAGTCACCCAAACACGAAAAATCTACCTGCTTGTATACTGACGTGGTCAAAACAGCGTATTTATAAGATTTTCTATACGTTGAGAAAGTTATATTGCGACACTGAACAGCTGGGAAGTGAGTTTTCTCGGTCGAGGATgaattttttcaatatcataTTTTGTTTGCTCTGCTTCAGCTTGATCTTTCAAACACTGAGCGGAGTAAACAGTAAATCTAAACAAGTCACATCCAACAAAACTCCCAATACTTCGACAACAAGCAAGTGCCACAACGTTCACTTCAACAATTACTATTCTGGATCAGCAAGTAAGGACATCAAGGTACATCTTCTCAAAATAGAGAATCAACTGGCAGATTTAGAGAAGAAAATCGATGCTTTGACGGAGAACAAAACAACTCTGACAGGTGAGTTTCTGTCAATTTTGTATATACGTCTTACAACTCGTCCATGCTGAAATATATCACACTAACTATAGATGTTCGATGTCTATCACAGCTATGAAAAACTGTGCTGAGCTGCACAAATCCGGCAAAAGAATCACAGGAGTTTACACAATCGACCCCGATGGTTTAGGTGCGTTTGAGGTGTTTTGCGACCAAAAGTCTTCCAGTGGCGGTTGGACAGTATTCCAGAAGAGACTCGATGGCTCCGTTGATTTCGTCAATCGCAGCTGGGCGGATTACAAACGTGGATTCGGAAACTTAAATGgtgagttttggctcggactggacaagataTACCGCCTGACCAAAACAAAGAGTAGACTGCGAGTGGAACTTGAAGACACACAAGGAAAGACAGCTTACGCTGAATATGATATGTTCTCTGTTTCCAGCGAAAGAAATAAATACAGACTTGGCCTTGGGAAGTATACAGGTGAGTGCCTACAGTCTGTGGATTGGTCTATTTTACCCTAAATATGGTTCCTAAAGATACAGCCGAATTAGAGCGATTCTTTCGTTTTTATATAGACCAATAAGCCCAGCGTCTTAGAAAAGGTTACTATAACTGTTATTTACTCCCCCAAAACAGTAGATTCTtcgtttttgcttgtttgttttcgttttttgtttgtttgttttttttagaacttaTTGCATTCTCTTCTATCATCAGAGACTGAAAAACTCTGACATTCAATTTCTCTCCAAAGTCAGTAACACAATTTCTGGACTTTCTGTTGGTTCCTAAACTCCCGTCTTTGAGGGGAGCCGCAAGTTTAGTGTTGTGCCTACTTTTGCTAACTGTCTGTGTTTTTGTCTCAGGAACTGCTGGGGATTCTTTGAGCTATCATAGGAACATGGCATTCTCCACCAAAGATCGCGACAATGATAAATACTCGGGCAACTGTGCCGCATCCTTTAATAGTGCTTGGTGGTACAACAGCTGTGTTAGTGCCAATTTAAACGGCTACTATTACCACGGTTCGCACGTCGGGTCTGCCTATAGCGGTATCAACTGGATGGCATGGAAGGGTCGTAGTTACTCCGCTAAGAGAGCTGAAATGAAGATCAGGCCCGTGGACTATTAAGCTAAAAACATACACAAGCAAGGAATACACTACATGAGCTATAGTTTATCAGCTTTTCTACATAGTTGAGTGAAACAGAGTAAAAAGCAATGTAATGTGCTTTAATATTTGAATGGGTCTAACACAAAGTAATGGGTTTAATaaactgaaagagaaaataCGTTTAGTTTATTTTCGTGTATCAATATTCATTTTGCGATcgacagtttgaaaaaaaactatgagCAACGTCAGCCATTTCTAATGAAATGTAGAGAATGATCAAGGTGATCTGGAATTGCGCTAACTTTAGTAAAAATTTCTatgttctgtgattggtctggaaTATGTAACTATGTAGAGTTCTCAAGaggtttattattattactattttgatgatatttataCCTTTTTTCAGCTTTGCTATTTTGTCTGACAAAAATTTACCCTTGTAAGTTTATTCTAATAACGACACCTCtctcaccctcccctccccccccccccccccccaaaaaaaaaaagaaaaaaaaaaggttttcagttgTGCCAGATTGGTCATCAGTCACAGAGTTGTCTATAAGATCTTGGATCCCTGATCCAAGCATAAGGAAACTGAAAAGATCTATAAGTACCTTCCCTGAATAGGACGATCGATTCAAGGCATTCTCTCTCAGGGTCCTGTTTAAGACAAGGGCTAAAATATGGAACAGTAGATTGTCTCatatgatttatttattatacTTATTAGAAGTTTCAAAAGAATCAgtagaatgaaaaagaagacaaacaaacaaacaaacaaacaaggaaaagattTTCAACGAAAATTCTGCAATTCAGTTTAGTTgctttttcaaaacagtttcaCAATAATTTTAATAGACTACTGTACTTATACTAGTGTCAAATTATCCTGCCTCCGTCCAACTTGAGTGATATCCAATTAAATGTCATCAGTTGTGATCATGTTTATCGGGAATTACATCGATTTTGGCAGAAATTTCTATGTTCTGTGATTGTTCTGGAACATGTGTCTTAAAAGAGTTCTcagcagttttcctttttttattcttttgtaacaTTTATATCGTCCTTCTGCTTTGCTATTTTGTCAGACATTAAATTTACCCCTGTAACTTATCTGACATAAACAAGGGAAATGGTGACTCCTTTACCACTGTCCCACTCCCAAGTTTTACCTGATAGATTCTCAGTGATAGAGTTACCGGTGAGATCTTGGATTCCTGATCCAAGTTCAGGGGAGAAATAATCTTTAAGTGCCTTACCTGAGTAGGACGATAATAGGCCTTCTCTTTCACGGCTCTGTTTAATACAAGAGCTTAAAGACCCAAACTATTTTCTTACGTGATTAattagaattttgaaaagaatcaGAAGAGCAAAAAGTTGAATATTACTTGATTGTTGAAGAGAATAGTTGATCTTCAACCTTAAATCTTTTTTTGTGCATGTTTGAACTTAGATTAGTCGCATAAGATATAATTTTGAATACAAAGAAAGGGTTTGCTCCAAGAGATTGGTTTGTACTTAAAGTTTATATCTAAATAGTGAACATAACGAAActcttaattgtttaaaaaagcaCTTGAATTTTGGCGGAGATTTTTAAAATTGGATGCAGTGGAGCTACTCTGACTGAAGTTTGAAGTTCTTGACCTCTATTACCATTTAGTTTTAACTCGAACTTCCGTAGGAACATTCGagtcattcttttttttctttttatttagtCGCCAAATCAACATCGTCTTTCCAGGCGTCCCAAGTAGAGACGTGGAAAACTGCGGATGAGAATCTCGAGCCTCTTTCGTCAGGTTTGCCTCTGTCCCCAGTATCATGCTATTGACTTCTGCTCAGATATCTTGAATGTGGAGCAAGGGCCgaaaatttttgtcttattaTGTGGAGTTATGAACATAATTCGAAATGACGTCTGTCGTCGTAGCTTAAATGATCTAGCTTGTTGTCCCTTGTTTTCACTTGATCCTTGATAAAAATACATCTGTATAAACCAGGTACAAACGAACAGGAAACGTGCACAAGAATGCTCAATTGGAGAGGAAAGGGCTTTAAAGTCTTAAAATCGACGATGACAACAAACCCAACGATcgatatgaaaatattttgtaggaCCGTGCACCGAACGCTCCATTCTCAATCAAAGTTCACCTTAAAGACTTCGGGAACGAAGAGCAAATGTGCAAAATAATACTCAACTGGAAAGAAACTGGCTTCAAAGTCTTGAAATTGATGATGAAAACACTCCCAAAGATatgtatggaaatattttgtcGCGCCACGTGAGCGATTTAAATTCTTGTTTCCAGTTGATTTTCGCGTATCTACGTGGCTGCCACATGGGTGTATCCCACGCATATTTGGCAGCTGGTTTACCATGTTTTGAGGTTTTTAACGTTTCATTTGATTTGACCTTTAAGACATACCATTATGCGATTGTATCAACCCGGTAATTAACGTAAAAGATTTGTAACCAgttttggtaaattttaaattgtttcacAACCGCACCTCCCTCATACCCTCAGTAACAGTTGTTTTGATGTATCAGAAATAATCTGAtaggacctctcacattttcagacatttaccaaattctcaacAATGTAGCAATCTATGTTCTGATGAGTATTTGGCATCTTAGATCACGCTCCCACAACTctccaacttaaaatcaaagaagttaTTCACATTCAATGGGAGCAACCTACTAgtaatcatcaactttatcatgttttatttaaaactttccttgtaattgcacACATTGTTctgtttctattgtttgttttttccaatgACAGGAGCCAAtgagcattttgttatacactttaaattcaactttgtactttgtataaatcagaactgaagatgacagaagaactgtcgaaacatcaATCGTTTATTTACCCACGTAGCGTGTAGTGAGCTGGAAAgcgtgttttttaaaaaatgtcgtTTCTTTTCTTAACTTCGTGACATATCTGCTGCTATCCAGACCTTTTGACAACAGATCCCCAAGGAAACTAGCTAGAAGTAGGTCGGATAATCAAAATTCAaggtttattttcaacattcaagttttccttttaaaccATATGCAACATGCATGTGATATGCCCGGCAAAACTTGAATATTCAAAGACTTGATTGTTGAAGAAAATAGTTGATTGTTAAAGATTGATTGTTGATCGGAGAGAAAAGGGCTTTAAAGTCTCACGGGCGAATGTTGCCAGTGGTCAAACATTTGGTAGcaacaaatgaaaattcaatttcgCCCATGTTTCATAGTTAGGTAGGTCTTGGAGAGAAACCGAAACCAATGCGTACCGCGTAGTAAATCGATAATAACTGAATTTCGCCAAAACGCCGCTTTTAAAGCGCAAAATTTCAGGCGAATCAAGAAACGTCGCGTCACAAATTGAAGAAACCTAGACTGATGAAAAGTACCAAACCttaaaaaacaacatcaaaacatgTGTTGACAACAATTTCAGCAATTCCTGACCACTCTCACATCAAAGacttaatttaaaaatacatgtcTCCTGAGAGTTAATTGTGctgatattttatattttaaacaaGAGCTTTTTAAAGAATGCGCCCTGCTAGTTTGATATTTAGCACTCTGAGCAGTGATCAATCCCCACCAAATATATATAGTCGGGTCTAAAACCATTAATGAATTGTAGGGCAACATATTATAGAGCGTAGATGATGTGTAATAACAAATTTAACATAAGCCTGTCGTCTGGTCTGACCAGAATTTTCACGCCCACTTCTAAAAGACTAACATCTTTATTTTATcagggaaaaagaaagtgaacaAACCCATGTTGTGTTTATCTACTTAATCTTTCCTTCCAAGTTCAGAAATTTTTAAGAAGTAAACGACTACATGTTGTAGACGGTTTAAAAAGAAACCGTCACTTCCTTGTGCAGCTATAGCGGATCACTAAGGTACGTTAATCCGTTAGGTTTGCCGACGGTTTGCTGAAGCCTTTGTCAActctattgtttattttgcgCTTCGTCTAGCTTTAATAGTTTGAAAAGAAAGGTGGGAAATCGCATTACCTGTAACTGAGGAAGAAGGCTACTGCTTTGTTGACAGAAACTACCCTAAGGTAAAAATTTACCGGAACCAAGTCCATACGCTCTCCACAGTAACACTCTTTCGTTGGTAATGTAAtgttattataaaaaataatactcCTTCCCACTTCACTAGCGTTGACTTTGCAATAGGTTGTGGACCGCTCACTGTCATGCTGACTCCGGCCATTCCACCAGATGAATCAATGGCGAATCATTTGCGTTGCTGTCTCGATGTCAAGGCCAGCACTGAGATAGTGGTGGCCTTACAGTCACATGAGGCTTTTCCACCTTAGGGTCTGAAAGTTAACGCCCTTCAGGTGATTTTATGCTTAGTCAAGCGCTACAGCGGTTACGCTATCAGACCCCCTAACACCTCTCTCTCACATGGCTCCGAGGCtagggggaataaaacaaaataaatcaactaTTCATCTCTCAACATCGATGTGATTTCCTCTGTTTTATTTCTCCAAGCCCTAGAgccaaatttgaatttaaaaataccGAAAATGGGTCGGGGCAAGATGATTGTTTGCTCCTGTTTCGCATATTTGAATCTCGACCTAAGTTCCCGAAGCCACGTGTTTCACAGTCCAATGTTCTATTTTTGCGGAGTTGTCGCTTTCAGTAGAcctcattttgaattaattagcGTTTTTCTGCATGCACACGAGAAACATGTTTCTGAACTAGTA from Pocillopora verrucosa isolate sample1 chromosome 8, ASM3666991v2, whole genome shotgun sequence includes these protein-coding regions:
- the LOC131783490 gene encoding angiopoietin-related protein 7-like isoform X2, translating into MTQALIFQTLSGVNSKSKQVTSNKTPNTSTTSKCHNVHFNNYYSGSASKDIKVHLLKIENQLADLEKKIDALTENKTTLTAMKNCAELHKSGKRITGVYTIDPDGLGAFEVFCDQKSSSGGWTVFQKRLDGSVDFVNRSWADYKRGFGNLNGEFWLGLDKIYRLTKTKSRLRVELEDTQGKTAYAEYDMFSVSSERNKYRLGLGKYTGTAGDSLSYHRNMAFSTKDRDNDKYSGNCAASFNSAWWYNSCVSANLNGYYYHGSHVGSAYSGINWMAWKGRSYSAKRAEMKIRPVDY
- the LOC131783490 gene encoding angiopoietin-related protein 7-like isoform X1, translating into MNFFNIIFCLLCFSLIFQTLSGVNSKSKQVTSNKTPNTSTTSKCHNVHFNNYYSGSASKDIKVHLLKIENQLADLEKKIDALTENKTTLTAMKNCAELHKSGKRITGVYTIDPDGLGAFEVFCDQKSSSGGWTVFQKRLDGSVDFVNRSWADYKRGFGNLNGEFWLGLDKIYRLTKTKSRLRVELEDTQGKTAYAEYDMFSVSSERNKYRLGLGKYTGTAGDSLSYHRNMAFSTKDRDNDKYSGNCAASFNSAWWYNSCVSANLNGYYYHGSHVGSAYSGINWMAWKGRSYSAKRAEMKIRPVDY